The Cryptococcus deuterogattii R265 chromosome 3, complete sequence genome has a segment encoding these proteins:
- a CDS encoding ribosomal protein L16 translates to MLNLSIFRPATSSSRLALSLPTFLAPKTATQGVQQVRFRGQLAPKRTKYRKASKGAPGTQIPTGGSLKGTALHHGTFGLRACSSVRLSAAQLTSCQAAVRRKIKPIKGAQFYLRVFPDIPVCVKGNEQRMGKGKGSFEYWSCRVKPGKVIMEVGGGDIREEIAKAALKLAQARLPLQTEFITLSSPPRLGRIATPALADPPSAQPIPNNLAYLDAKEEGGARRVIMRREERAVEEIVDGLRGLEMKDAAKGIDG, encoded by the exons ATGCTCAACCTCTCCATTTTTCGCCCAGCGACTTCAAGCTCCCGTCTcgccctttctcttcctacTTTTCTTGCCCCGAAAACCGCCACGCAAGGTGTCCAGCAAGTCAGGTTCAGAGGACAGTTAGCCCCGAAGAGAACAAAATACAGGAAGGCTTCTAAGGGTGCCCCCGGA ACTCAAATACCAACT GGTGGTTCTCTAAAAGGAACAGCTCTCCACCACGGCACATTCGGTCTTCGTGCATGCTCCTCCGTCCGACTTTCTGCTGCTCAGTTAACCTCATGTCAAGCGGCCGTCCGCCGAAAGATCAAACCCATCAAGGGCGCCCAATTCTATCTTCGTGTTTTTCCCGATATTCCTGTATGTGTCAAAGGTAATGAGCAACGTatgggaaaggggaagggaagtTTCGAATATTGGAGCTGTAGGGTTAAGCCGGGCAAAGTGATTATGGAAGTTGGCGGTGGGGATATCAGAGAGGAAATCGCCAAGGCTG CCTTGAAACTAGCACAAGCCcgtcttccccttcaaaCCGAATTcatcactctttcttccccaccTCGTCTCGGCCGCATAGCCACTCCCGCCCTTGCCGATCCCCCTTCGGCCCAGCCGATACCAAACAACCTGGCGTATCTTGAtgcaaaggaagaaggtggagcGAGGAGGGTCATcatgagaagagaagagagagctGTCGAGGAGATTGTTGATGGGCTGCGGGGTTtagagatgaaggatgcTGCGAAAGGTATCGATGGGTGA
- a CDS encoding cohesin loading factor subunit SCC2, which yields MSQQHPLVQVGQAGYGHSYRSPVSQGQTNQSGRHQDPSSILSVYPFMTYAPTARVAQHLSPHHAFPQNAPPSSEVYPQYAEAFNRVQQPQTAEDWALRQSTDIQIQQLLERQRGVYDYVQGPLPTPQHPPYYPGPFTPVSCHKTQPHIAPASYPDASPMPYNLLSAYMPPSTPNTLSHNGSSVENSTSGAPIAPSLMANSMIVHNSKQSFERFVDNTLSRSMEQQLAQPVAHPQAYAKPQPQHHSPPPMVPQSHPQPFVPPHSHPHPYPHPGSQFHSLLQTQAQPFPQQQYFFSSQPSVVQQQQPNGGSVTLPLAPGVSPAKRPSIPSTAMRSPHPTSSIASTPTADRIMSSPSLSSSPDPLCLPGPSPSKKPRGKKEVSPIWTQSNNYPADGVMGMGSLSMAERSANVSAGLSSDVETKHKIMLKIPIHLATPQDPPRSNQDEDEEEEDKLEWADEFGEDEQGDWTMERYSSPGGNRDTDTQVQMSGRTGERDTRTAWQKLHILLEDILEESDAFPANPTFGDLKSANAKYFSHISKDGTHALLSTKTMSKIIRYIIRVQSTKKRQKGAPETDGESRRWDLAAVNGLLRHLEKCIRDAEGTSAFPEDRKAAIVDETGKKKKGKSKTGSVSPLKPVNAFKSEGQDLEEEIPQTRMATCDEALLRLRRGVAAAECCFVLLDSEGLTRQVYSEDLLSTCVQMVKEQLAQVIVPILQGMAGEKIASSTLAHVVQGELANFEKEKLSMPLSPYFHNVTISAIAQSICSTLPRLTSMVSRESFAFSESLIIQIVYLAKEPLFVVDPGAKKKSEKEGMAIVKTLRMEALSLLRGAFARYEGQRQWIIEEILSSLVGIPGQSHDQTHFQLANGKSIHALSALLLQLVQASAYGAIAKIRKLHSSAADMEVLDKAAEGKRDVEEEEARICAETVESAVRSATMVASYILSKATTTKATKTSLDADYKTILSLFMDDLLTVLYRPEWPAASLYLSVFSRIMVTSLDDAKTGTEATASKTVALDYLADIAAKLKTLGIEMTGVTRVSTLDEVISEASIDELKNLIEAQTSIRAFLNSAAHDDSSLACSLDMASVIWAQELQTGVKKARSVVENLAAEKDDEAQEMSQKLLSIGMMLKTTLRDIWMVDDKLFEVNDPKQAEQAVQASISVSRGRSLQSAIDPIIHALLTALGNPIIAVRTKALRGVGSIVMVDPDVLRLRQFRLALEERLLDVSPGVRDAAVELVGKYLVQKPELATQYYPHIALRVMDTGLSVRRRVIKILKGIFATMEEKKMQIDICCKMIALTDDSDPGIKDLSTKTLTEMIFSDEGGDSATLLVDILSDYKGSYAVLEKAMNEVLKQCENVGRKFRFGKTIDDLVARLIDATEQIEFDSLSHVKAICLIAGSDPSQVDTRKASVLLTYLRPPANADDQATNELLLRIFQRCIPRMPRTASTFALDLTKSLMPMISKPSGGFQALRETIGCFCAVTNYLTKDWMKVIAVLKACEAKIRPIWRQSKSLPSGKIPALSQASAMMLYITALIAEGCKLDVVAKDDLVVNRELRRITAQPISEYFSLIYLDFARMHSAQSAPTICLGALFRSYPSLLQQPEIVQWMQDTFISGDMDARARLLGVIHEFLASEVRKRMEGVDTKKDVSLLIGNAKELQDSDYSTTIVQNNIEHIFDCAKSQHAPAQNAALDVLTFVVNQGLYSPVHTVPILVTLETAEDPIVSERALALHNTLHAKHANLIHVLFMDSAKASYQYQRSISAEPSGHRNGVALLSKWYAMLHEKRSWRHDFLKALCRAFDGDLEDQMDIGLVLYLAENLATLDYKLQEEPMTVVQALNRVVSTCSHLAALMEEAILEGESTESLEGKKVPLGKLSGESIDASRLADASIVVGLALLVKNHLVALYHLPEDKCASHIPGKKSTVGDKPAQRRGMQMLELSRMPLARGVVNIGDFKEQQIAFSRLLQEDGTLSEKEEL from the exons ATGTCTCAGCAACATCCTCTCGTTCAAGTCGGCCAAGCAGGCTACGGGCACAGCTACCGCTCTCCCGTGAGCCAGGGTCAGACGAACCAAAGCGGAAGGCATCAAGACCCGTCTAGTATTTTGAGCGTGTATCCCTTCATGACTTATGCACCTACTGCTCGGG TGGCTCAGcacctttctcctcatcatgCTTTCCCTCAAAACGCTCCTCCTTCAAGCGAGGTATATCCTCAGTACGCAGAAGCGTTCAACAGGGTGCAGCAACCTCAGACAGCAGAAGACTGGGCCTTGAGACAATCAACAGACATACAGATACAGCAACTGCTAGAAAGGCAACGAGGAGTTTATGACTATGTCCAAGG gcctcttcccaccccACAGCATCCTCCATACTACCCAGGGCCATTTACACCAGTCTCATGTCATAAAACACAACCTCATATAGCTCCTGCTAGCTACCCTGATGCTTCACCTATGCCGTATAATCTGCTTTCAGCTTATATGCCCCCGTCAACTCCTAACACATTGAGTCATAATGGCTCCAGCGTCGAAAACTCGACATCCGGTGCCCCCATTGCGCCCAGTCTCATGGCGAATAGTATGATTGTTCATAACAGTAAACAGTCTTTTGAGCGGTTCGTGGATAATACGTTGTCAAGAAGTATGGAACAGCAGCTTGCGCAACCTGTAGCGCATCCTCAAGCCTATGCTAAACCTCAACCACAACATCATTCCCCGCCACCTATGGtccctcaatctcatcctcaaccctTCGTACCCCCGCAttcacatccacatccataCCCACACCCCGGCTCTCAGTTCCATTCCCTACTCCAGACACAAGCGCAGCCTTTCCCGCAACAGCAAtactttttctcttcccaaccGAGTGTAgtacaacaacagcaaccTAACGGAGGATCTGTTACTCTCCCACTAGCTCCTGGTGTGTCTCCGGCAAAACGTCCCTCTATTCCTTCTACGGCTATGCGTTCTCCTCATCCGACCTCATCCATAGCTTCCACGCCAACAGCTGACCGCATCAtgtcctctccttccctctcatcGTCGCCCGATCCATTGTGTCTTCCAGgaccatcaccatcaaaAAAACCacgaggaaagaaggaggtatCTCCTATTTGGACTCAGTCTAACAACTATCCTGCCGACGGTGTAATGGGTATGGGATCGCTGAGTATGGCAGAGAGAAGTGCCAACGTTAGCGCAGGCCTTAGCTCTGATGTAGAAACAAAGCATAAGATCATGCTAAAAATTCCGATTCATCTCGCGACCCCTCAGGACCCGCCCAGGTCCAATcaagatgaggacgaagaggaagaagataagCTGGAGTGGGCCGATGAatttggggaagatgaacaGGGTGATTGGACAATGGAGAGATACTCGAGTCCGGGCGGCAACAGAGATACCGATACGCAAGTGCAGATGAGTGGAAGGACCGGGGAAAGAGATACGCGTA CCGCTTGGCAGAAGCTTCACATATTACTTGAAGATATATTAGAGGAATCGGACGCCTTTCCGGCTAATCCCACTTTTGGGGACCTTAAATCGGCGAACGCCAAATACTTTTCTCACATCTCAAAGGACGGGACACATgcccttctctccactAAAACTATGTCAAAGATTATACGATACATCATACGTGTCCAGTCCACAAAGAAACGACAGAAGGGCGCGCCTGAAACTGATGGCGAATCGCGAAGATGGGATTTAGCAGCTGTCAATGGGCTTTTGAGGCATTTGGAGAAATGCATACGGGATGCTGAAGGGACATCTGCTTTTCCGGAAGACCGAAAGGCGGCCATCGTAGATGAAacgggcaagaagaagaagggaaaatcTAAAACTGGAAGCGTTTCACCCCTGAAACCTGTGAATGCGTTCAAAAGTGAGGGACAAGACctagaagaagagataccCCAAACCCGCATGGCAACATGTGACGAAGCTCTGTTGAGATTACGCAGAGGTGTTGCCGCTGCAGAATGTTGTTTTGTTCTGTTGGACTCTGAAGGGTTGACAAGACAG GTGTATTCTGAGGATCTGTTATCAACATGTGTGCAGATGGTCAAAGAACAACTTGCGCAAGTCATTGTCCCCATTCTGCAAGGCATGGCCGGCGAGA AGATCGCTTCGTCAACGCTCGCCCATGTGGTCCAAGGAGAATTGGCAAAtttcgagaaggagaagttATCGATGCCTTTATCACCTTATTTTCACAACGTCACGATTTCGGCCATCGCCCAGTCCATCTGCTCCACGTTACCTCGTTTGACTTCCATGGTTAGCAGAGAGAGTTTTGCTTTCTCGGAatctctcatcatccaaattGTCTATCTCGCAAAAGAACCACTGTTTGTTGTGGATCCaggagcgaagaagaagagtgaaaaagagggaaTGGCTATCGTGAAAactttgaggatggaggcCTTGAGCCTCCTAAGAGGA GCGTTCGCGAGATATGAGGGACAACGGCAATGGATTATTGAAGAAATCCTGAGCTCGCTTGTTGGAATACCAGGGCAAAGCCATGACCAAACCCATTTCCA ACTGGCAAATGGCAAATCCATTCATGCTCTTAGTGCTCTGTTGCTCCAGCTCGTTCAAGCCTCAGCATATGGTGCAATCGCCAAAATACGCAAACTACACTCTTCAGCTGCAGATATGGAAGTTTTGGACAAGGCCGCcgaaggaaaaagggacgtggaagaggaagaggctcgAATATGCGCAGAAACTGTAGAGTCTGCTGTTCGCTCCGCCACGATGGTAGCTAGCTACATCTTATCAAAAGCAACGACCACTAAAGCTACCAAAACCTCTCTTGATGCCGACTACAAGACAATCCTTAGTCTTTTCATGGACGATCTTCTTACTGTTCTGTATCGTCCCGAGTGGCCAGCAGCTTCCTTATATTTGAGTGTCTTCTCCAGGATCATGGTTACCTCTTTAGATGATGCAAAGACAGGAACCGAGGCCACTGCTTCCAAGACTGTTGCGCTGGACTATTTGGCAGATATCGCTGCGAAGCTGAAAACGTTGGGTATTGAGATGACAGGTGTGACCAGGGTATCAACTCTCGATGAG GTGATCTCTGAAGCCAGTATTGATGAACTGAAGAATCTCATCGAAGCCCAAACTTCCATTCGTGCATTCCTCAACTCTGCTGCACATGATGATAGTTCCTTAGCT TGTTCGCTGGATATGGCTTCTGTCATCTGGGCTCAGGAACTACAAACTGGTGTCAAAAAGGCTCGATCAGTCGTCGAAAATCTTGCGGCTGAAAAAGACGATGAAGCGCAAGAGATGAGTCAGAAACTACTGTCTATTGGTATGATGCTCAAAACAACTCTCCGGGACATTTGGATGGTGGATGATAAGCTTTTCGAAGTCAA TGATCCAAAGCAAGCAGAACAAGCTGTCCAAGCTTCTATCTCTGTATCTAGAGGTAGATCATTACAAAGTGCCATTGACCCCATCATCCACGCCTTACTTACAGCACTGGGCAACCCAATTATTGCTGTCCGTACCAAGGCTCTGCGAGGTGTCGGGAGTATCGTCATGGTGGATCCAGATGTACTTCGATTG CGCCAATTCCGCCTTGCTCTGGAGGAGAGACTGTTGGACGTGTCGCCAGGTGTGAGAGATGCCGCTGTGGAACTCGTTGGCAAATATCTTGTTCAGAAACCCGAGCTTGCTACGCAATATTATCCTCACATTGCTTTACGCGTTATG GATACTGGTTTAAGCGTACGGAGGAGAGTTATCAAGATTCTGAAAGGCATTTTTGCCAcaatggaggagaagaagatgcaaaTCGACATCTGCTGCAAGATGATTGCTTTAACGGATGACAGTGATCCAGGAATCAAG GATCTCTCAACCAAGACACTGACCGAGATGATCTTCTCCGATGAGGGAGGCGATTCAGCGACGCTCTTAGTTGACATCCTGAGTGATTATAAAGGATCGTATGCCGTCCTCGAGAAGGCCATGAACGAG GTACTCAAGCAGTGCGAAAACGTCGGCCGAAAATTCCGTTTCGGCAAGACAATTGATGATCTTGTTGCCCGATTGATTGACGCCACAGAGCAAATTGAATTTGACTCTCTTAGCCACGTTAAAGCCATTTGTCTCATAGCTGGTAGTGACCCTTCACAGGTCGATACTCGAAAAGCCAGCGTTCTGTTGACGTATCTCAGACCACCTGCAAAC GCGGATGATCAAGCGACGAatgagcttcttcttcgcattTTCCAGAGGTGCATCCCTCGGATGCCTCGTACAGCTTCGACTTTTGCCCTGGATCTCACCAAGTCTCTTATGCCAATGATTAGCAAGCCTTCGGGCGGTTTTCAGGCTTTGCGAGAAACCATTGGTTGTTTCTGTGCTGTGACAAATTATCTGACCAAGGATTGGATGAAAGTGATCGCGGTACTTAAAGCATGTGAGGCTAAAATCAGGCCGATCTGGCGACAAAGCAAAAGTTTGCCAAGTGGGAAGATACCGGCACTGAGTCAAGCATCTGCGATGATGCTGTATATCACGGCCCTCATTGCTGAAGGTTGTAAGTTGGACGTAGTCGCTAAGGATGACCTTG TCGTCAACAGAGAATTGCGCAGGATCACTGCCCAGCCCATTTCAGAGTACTTCTCCCTAATCTACCTCGACTTTGCTCGCATGCACTCCGCTCAGTCTGCCCCCACCATTTGTCTAGGCGCCCTTTTCCGTTCTTacccttcccttcttcaacagccGGAGATTGTACAATGGATGCAGGACACCTTCATTTCAGGCGATATGGATGCCCGCGCGAGACTTTTGGGTGTTATTCATGAGTTTCTAGCGTCAGAagtcaggaagaggatggaaggtgtGGATACAAAAAAGGATGTGAGCTTGCTTATCGGAAACGCCAAGGAGTTGCAGGATTCGGA CTATTCTACGACTATCGTGCAAAACAACATTGAGCATATATTTGATTGTGCCAAATCTCAACATGCCCCTGCACAGAATGCCGCTCTGGATGTGCTCACATTTGTCGTCAATCAAGGACTCTATTCACCTGTTCAC ACTGTTCCTATCCTTGTCACATTAGAGACCGCCGAAGATCCAATCGTCTCTGAACGAGCTCTCGCTCTGCATAACACGCTTCACGCCAAGCATGCGAACCTTATACATGTCTTGTTCATGGACTCGGCCAAAGCGTCTTACCAATATCAGCGAAGTATCTCAGCAGAGCCCTCTGGACATCGTAATGGTGTCGCTTTGCTGTCAAAATGGTATGCCATGCTGcacgagaagaggagctggaggCACGATTTTTTGAAGGCACTATGTAGGGCGTTTGATGGCGATTTGGAGGATCAAATG GACATCGGCCTGGTTTTGTATCTTGCCGAAAACCTCGCGACTTTGGATTATAAGCTTCAAGAAGAACCCATGACTGTCGTCCAAGCTCTCAACCGGGTTGTGTCCACTTGTTCCCACCTCGCAGCACTAATGGAAGAAGCCATTTTAGAGGGTGAGTCGACTGAATCGCtcgagggaaagaaggtgcCATTGGGAAAATTAAGCGGAGAGAGTATCGATGCGAGCAGGCTGGCGGACGCGAGCATCGTGGTCGGCTTGGCACTGCTGGTGAAAAATCATTTAGTTGCCTTATATCATTTACCTGAAGA TAAGTGTGCGAGTCATATACCAGGGAAGAAGTCCACGGTTGGAGACAAACCAGCTCAGAGAAGGGGGATGCAAATGCTGGAACTGAGTAGAATGCCGCTGGCCAGAGGCGTCGTCAATATAGGAGACTTCAAGGAACAGCAGATCGCT TTTTCTCGGCTATTGCAAGAGGACGGAACGTTGTccgaaaaggaagaactatag
- a CDS encoding carnitine O-acetyltransferase, producing MPISISKRTVTNKPLYASQSTIPHLPVPPLSSTLHKYLETLSPLLSQSEFSQSTSVVKAFAESDQAKVLQQRLKNRAQEMDSWLSEWWNETAYMGYRGRIIPNVSYFYIHKRGLGKGKSQEDRAAELVRATVEFKKLVDSELLEPEKVKGQPLCMASYRYLFNSARQPDSPSDFAKAYGPGNHHIVVLRNNRYFKVDTYGRGAKELAETFRKIKAIADRQPGPNVGVLTADNRDVWTSARKQLFSYSPTNKLTVETIDSAILLICLDAHPVPTTDDSRAWSFWAGGHDNQKDGRGFNRWFDKHEIIVDSEGESGFNGEHSMLDGTPTLRLNEFILASTDSQKIPLELDPSETSRRSTTEPEELKFELDDKLKQIVDQSKREFEEEMEKQDLKMVTFGEYGKNLIKTYRISPDAWTQLIFQLAFYRLFQRLPVTYESCQTRKFLLGRTEVIRSASNEGKAWVEAMVNKNFPEGDEGRERLFRKAVERHVQYAVWAADAQGVDRHLFGLKKLIAPGEPTPEIFSDPAFARSSHWELSTSNLGSRYLDGWGYGEVVEDGFGLSYSIEDDALKWGITKKKGANGAPVSAAELGQALEAAAREMASMMERAKIAKTKA from the exons ATGCCCATCTCTATCTCTAAACGGACAGTCACCAACAAACCTCTCTACGCATCCCAATCTACTATCCCTCACCTCCCTGTACCACCCCTTTCGTCCACTCTGCACAAATATCTTGAGACCCTTTCACCACTTCTTTCTCAGTCCGAATTCTCTCAATCGACCTCTGTGGTCAAGGCTTTTGCTGAGTCGGATCAGGCAAAAGTCCTCCAACAACGGCTCAAAAACCGCGCCCAAGAGATGGACTCCTGGCTGAGCGAGTGGTGGAATGAGACGGCCTATATGGGCTACAGAGGTCGAATTATCCCGAACGTCAGCTACTTCTACATTCATAAGAGGGGActgggcaagggcaagtcCCAAGAGGATAGAGCAGCCGAGCTTGTCAGGGCAACAGTAGAGTTCAAGAAGCTCGTTGATTCAGAGCTTTTAGAGCCTGAGAAGGTCAAAGGCCAACCTCTCTGTATGGCATCTTACAGATACCTTTTCAATTCTGCTCGACAACCCGATAGCCCTTCTGATTTTGCCAAAGCATACGGCCCTGGCAACCATCATATTGTCGTCTTGAGAAATAACCGCTACTTCAAAGTTGACACTTACGGACGAGGTGCGAAGGAGCTAGCCGAAACCTTCAGGAAAATTAAGGCTATTGCCGACAGGCAGCCAGGCCCGAATGTAGGTGTTTTGACCGCCGACAATCGTGATGTATGGACCTCCGCTAGAAAGCAACTTTTCTCATATTCCCCTACCAATAAACTCACTGTCGAGACGATTGACTCTGCAATCCTCTTGATCTGCCTTGACGCGCACCCTGTTCCAACTACAGATGATTCTCGTGCTTGGTCCTTCTGGGCTGGCGGTCATGATAATCAAAAGGATGGCAGGGGTTTCAACAGGTGGTTCGACAAGCATGAGATTATCGTTGACAGCGAGGGGGAGAGCGGTTTCAACGGCGAAC ACTCGATGCTTGACGGCACACCCACTCTTCGTCTCAACGAATTTATCCTAGCCTCCACTGATTCGCAAAAGATCCCACTTGAGCTCGACCCTTCCGAAACGAGCCGTCGTTCTACGACGGAGCCAGAGGAGCTCAAGTTTGAGCTAGATGACAAGCTTAAACAGATCGTTGATCAGTCAAAGAGAGAatttgaggaggagatggaaaagcaGGATCTGAAG ATGGTTACATTCGGAGAATACGGAAAAAATCTCATAAAGACTTACCGTATTTCTCCTGACGCTTGGACACAACTCATATTCCAACTCGCATTTTATCGCCTCTTCCAGCGTCTGCCTGTTACGTACGAGTCTTGCCAGACAAGGAAATTCCTTTTAGGTCGAACTGAAGTCATTCGATCTGCATCAAACGAAGGCAAAGCGTGGGTTGAGGCAATGGTCAACAAAAACTTTcctgaaggagatgagggtAGAGAAAGATTGTTCAGAAAGGCCGTTGAAAGACACGTGCAGTATGCTGTTTGGGCAGCGGACGCCCAGGGCGTCGACCGTCATCTCTTCGGCTTGAAAAAGCTCATCGCCCCTGGCGAACCGACACCCGAAATCTTTTCCGACCCTGCTTTTGCCCGTTCCTCCCACTGGGAATTGTCCACCTCTAATCTTGGCTCACGTTATCTCGACGGATGGGGCTATGGCGAAGTCGTAGAAGACGGTTTTGGGTTAAGTTACAGCATTGAGGATGACGCGTTGAAGTGGGGTATtaccaagaagaaaggagcGAATGGTGCTCCTGTGAGTGCGGCCGAATTGGGTCAGGCTTTGGAGGCGGCAGCGAGGGAAATGGCGTcaatgatggaaagggCGAAGATCGCGAAAACCAAAGCGTAG
- a CDS encoding membrane transporter, translating to MSSPNTTTTRLSPSPVSSRIRAVSIVDSDLDHDHITRIPTSTSHRTADFGHPLERTVTAASHRAVPDLAFPYLTTDTSRGGFTQEYRVETRAGFISADDVDRGLRPMRSRATTIHGDRFVLHDREKGGMGDKKLVTFLEGDPQNPRNWSKLYRWIITGIVSSAVIQVALSSAIVTGDFPDQEEYFGVSSEVIALTVSLTVCGFGTGPLLWSPLSELLGRRWLWAIPTAIYIIFNIPCALAPNIGCLLASRFLCGFFGSAPLTLAGGTIADVWGPEERGFAIAIFAAAPYTGPVIGPLIGGFIGKYAGWRWIYWVNMISAGVVWLASLIIPETFAPIILKKRAKQMRHDSQDDSYVTEQEIFRKPLNEIIIETLVRPFEMLATEPILLCMSLYISLVYGLLYAFFFSFPVVFNEDYGWDDAKTGLTFIPVFIGVGLALFVTPWLEKKYINKGDKAEPEDRLPGMLIGGPFVPISLFIFGWTSPPYVTPGGGSWVGPVSAGIPFGLGMVLVYFSANAYLIEAFPDYVASALAAKTVVRSAAGAAMPLFIPQMFHGLGNGGAASLLGGIAIIMACIPFAFAKWGKKIRARSKRAAL from the exons ATGTCTTCACCCAACACGACCACTACAAGGTTATCGCCTTCTCCAGTTTCTTCCAGGATCCGGGCAGTGTCCATAGTCGACAGCGACCTCGATCATGACCACATAACTCGAATTCCTACCAGCACTAGTCATAGAACAGCCGATTTTGGCCATCCCCTTGAGCGAACTGTGACAGCTGCGAGCCATCGAGCTGTTCCCGACCTTGCTTTCCCGTATCTTACTACCGATACGTCTCGAGGTGGCTTTACTCAGGAATATCGGGTTGAAACACGAGCGGGCTTCATTTCTGCAGATGATGTCGATCGTGGACTTCGACCTATGCGCTCCCGAGCCACGACTATACATGGGGACCGATTTGTTCTTCACGATagggagaagggtggtATGGGTGACAAAAAACTAGTTACCTTCCTAGAAGGTGATCCTCAGAACCCTAGAAATTGGAGCAAGTTATACCGTTGGA TTATTACTGGCATCGTCTCCTCCGCTGTCATTCAAGTGgctctctcttctgctATCGTTACTGGCGACTTCCCTGACCAAGAAGAGTACTTCGGCGTCTCCTCAGAAGTAATTGCCCTCACTGTGTCTTTAACTGTTTGCGGTTTCGG TACTGGTCCCTTATTGTGGTCTCCACTTTCGGAACTGCTCGGTCGACGATGGCTTTGGGCCATTCCGACTGCCATCTATATCATTTTCAACATTCCATGCGCTCTCGCCCCAAATATTGGATGCCTTCTTGCCTCTCGATTCCTCTGTGGATTTTTTGGCTCAGCGCCTCTTACCCTAGCTGGCGGTACCATTGCAGATGTCTGGGGCCCTGAAGAACGAG GCTTTGCCATCGCTATCTTTGCGGCTGCCCCTTATACCGGACCCGTGATTGGACCTTTGATCGGAGGGTTTATTGGCAAATATGCTGGTTGGAGGTGGATTTATTGGGTTAACATGATCTCTGCAGGCGTGGT CTGGCTGGCCTCCCTCATCATTCCCGAGACTTTTGCTCCTATTATATTGAAGAAGCGCGCTAAGCAGATGCGTCACGATTCTCAAGATGACTCTTACGTTACCGAACAGGAAATTTTCCGAAAGCCGTTGAACGAGATCATTATCGAGACCCTCGTTCGACCCTTTG AAATGCTTGCAACGGAGCCCATCTTACTTTGCATGTCTCTCTATATCTCCCTTGTTTACGGTCTACTCTatgccttctttttctccttccctgTCGTTTTCAACGAAGACTACGGATGGGACGACGCCAAGACCGGCCTTACTTTTATCCCTGTATTTATTGGTGTCGGCCTTGCCTTGTTTGTGACCCCTTGGctggaaaaaaaatacatCAACAAAGGCGATAAGGCTGAGCCTGAAGATCGTCTTCCTGGTATGCTTATCGGTGGCCCATTTGTCCCGATTTCTCTTTTTATCTTCGGCTGGACTTCCCCTCCATATGTCACTCCCGGTGGTGGTTCCTGGGTTGGTCCTGTGAGCGCCGGTATTCCTTTCGGTCTCGGAATG GTCTTAGTCTACTTTAGCGCCAACGCATATTTAATTGAAGCCTTTCCCGACTATGTTGCTAGTGCACTTGCTGCCAAGACTGTTGTCCGATCTGCTGCAGGTGCTGCAATGCCCCTCTTCATTC CTCAAATGTTCCATGGTCTCGGTAACGGGGGGGCAGCTTCTCTTTTGGGTGGTATCGCCATCATTATGGCTTGTATCCCATTTGCATTTGCCAAATGGGGTAAAAAGATCCGAGCGAGATCGAAAAGGGCTGCTCTCTAG